GCAGATCATGTATTTGAAGATAATTATCAACTTATGTCTTTAGATGAAGTGGAAACCTTTATACAGACATACCGACATTTGCCGGGAATCCCCTCAGCTAAAGAAGTCGTAAAAACCGGTATAGATGTAGCTGAAATGAATGCACTTTTACTGGAAAAAATTGAAGAACTGACGCTGTATGTACTTGAATTGAGAAAAGAATTGGATGGATTAAAGAAGAATAATTATTGAAACAACATTAATTGTTTATTCTAATTTTAATGAGCAAGCAGCACCATTATAATGTTTGCAATTTAAATTACAGCACTGGGAAATAAAACATAAAATTACTGGACAAAATGATAAAACCAATATTACATACTGTTCTGTTTTGTCTGATATTTCTATTGAATATTGCTTCTGTTTATCCTAACTCAGAATCCGGTATGATGTATAGTAAATATTTAAACAATACAGAAAGTATTGAAGAAAGAGAAAGGAAGAATATGGTGAAGGGGATGGTATTGCCATTAGTATTTTGGAATCAGCTTTCACTTGCTTATGAGAGAAGTATTACTTATCATTCCGGTCTCCATTTTTCTGCCAACATGTTAGTTTTTGTTAATCCATTTCCGGATGCTTTTGATATCACGTACTTTGGATACATGTTAAATATTGAATATAGGTATTACCTGAAAACAAAAGAATCTCGATTTTTTTATAATGTTTATCCATTAGTTTTAATGATGCTTTTTTCAGATATAGAAAGTTTTTCACCTGAGGGCATATTTGGAATAGGCATTGGCAGGCTAAATCCATTATATTTTTTAAACGAGCGATTATATTTAGATATCAATTTTGGCGTTGGATGGTGGGGGGTTAACCATACAGGATTTTTTTCAAATGAGTTTTTTCTAAAACCGGGTTTACTATTAGCGTATCGATTTTAAAAGCAACAGTAACAATTACAATATTATGAAAAATATAACATGCACTTTTTTGCTTTTTATAATTTTCCCATTGTTTATCTATTCACAATGCGGGTCATTAACGGATAGAGATATGCAGTTTAGAAAGTGCTGTCACCCAAGTGGGTGTCAAACAAATATATGTAAGTTACGTTTAGTAGTACCTAATTGGTTGCCATGGGTGGGAGGATCTGAAATTGTATCAGCTAATGGTTCTTGTGCTCCTCCAATACCAAAAAGAACGAGATATTCGGCACCGGTTTATCGAACAATTCGATTTAAGGCTGAATGGCAAAGCAATACTGATTATAACTTTAATCTGATTGATTTGCAAGATCTTGCAAGTGTTTGTAATAATAATAACATTACTAATACGGATGCATGGAGTTTACAAAACTCATGGAATAAGTTAGGTCGTTGGGCTGCAAGATGTAATTACAGACGGGATTACGTAACAGCAGGGTGGAAGTGGAATGCTTCACAGAACAAAATTGAATTAGGGCTATACACACATATAGACCATAGAAACCAGTCTGGATGTAATGATGGACATATAGGTATAGAATGGATTAATATGAAACAATTTGTTGAACAAAATGAAGAAATCGATATAGAATATGTTTTTTCACATAGAGGCTTATATATGACAGCAGGAGATAAAACAGCTGTTATCAGAAGACAAATATTGCCAATGTATTTTGGCATTCCTTTTCCTGAAGTGAGTGGATACATAAAGCGAGGTTATTTTGGTGGAAATTCTCCAGCACCTCACAATATGAATGTTGAAACAGAAAACTATGTTTCAGATTGTATTCCAGTTCATTATTTAGTTTCAGCTGATAAATATTTTGGAAGAAGTGAATTTTATGATGGGGAAGATGTTGCTATATGTGCAACTAATGAAGTGGTTTTATCACATTTGGTAGCCGGGCAGGGAAATGTAGATGGTTTTCCTATCGATGAATTATTTACTATTATGCATAGCGGAACAAGAGTGCAAGTTGTAGCAGGGAATAGGGTAGATTTGTTAACCGGTTTTCATGCAGAAGCCGGAAGTTTTGTAGATATACGAGCTGGGGGCTTTTGCTTATCTTCCGAACCATTAATGTTAGGCAGCGGGGATGATGAGGGGCCAACTGAAGAACAAATATTTGCTATTTTTGGTGTTGATACCAATGAAATTGTGTCAATAGACACAACTATATTTGCTATTAGAACAATGCTTGCTTATGATACACTTACCCCATGTTTTCAGTCGGCACCTTCTTTGGAGTATGTACCAACTTTATTTTTGAAAGACGACAGTTTTAACATAGTAGATTC
This genomic interval from Chitinophagaceae bacterium contains the following:
- a CDS encoding T9SS C-terminal target domain-containing protein — protein: MKNITCTFLLFIIFPLFIYSQCGSLTDRDMQFRKCCHPSGCQTNICKLRLVVPNWLPWVGGSEIVSANGSCAPPIPKRTRYSAPVYRTIRFKAEWQSNTDYNFNLIDLQDLASVCNNNNITNTDAWSLQNSWNKLGRWAARCNYRRDYVTAGWKWNASQNKIELGLYTHIDHRNQSGCNDGHIGIEWINMKQFVEQNEEIDIEYVFSHRGLYMTAGDKTAVIRRQILPMYFGIPFPEVSGYIKRGYFGGNSPAPHNMNVETENYVSDCIPVHYLVSADKYFGRSEFYDGEDVAICATNEVVLSHLVAGQGNVDGFPIDELFTIMHSGTRVQVVAGNRVDLLTGFHAEAGSFVDIRAGGFCLSSEPLMLGSGDDEGPTEEQIFAIFGVDTNEIVSIDTTIFAIRTMLAYDTLTPCFQSAPSLEYVPTLFLKDDSFNIVDSTSTIVEGSYWLDLDEPLRSDSINLYTLALDSGSGLKIKDPGFHTIPDWVNDTLLVLWLEKVEASFDVDTPTCKGQTVHFTNTTTGGVPPYTYLWYFGDGLRSTTENPLHTYQTTDTFSVMFIVTDSIGCKDTIISEVIIEDCPTIMSKFYEKETDEKTSKFMHETNNDNDDFYFYIYPNPVKEDILNLKFNLPEDTDMTVKITNVSGQILNQIINSSSLEKGLHGFVTSIAHLSNGVYFIHVRTKNETSTKRLIILKEN
- a CDS encoding TMF family protein; its protein translation is ADHVFEDNYQLMSLDEVETFIQTYRHLPGIPSAKEVVKTGIDVAEMNALLLEKIEELTLYVLELRKELDGLKKNNY